The Psychrobacillus sp. FSL K6-2836 nucleotide sequence CTTCTCAAATATAGTTACTAGGTCTTCTACACCTTTTCGATCTTTCGGTCTCGGCATTTCATCAAAGTAGCCCACTTGAAGCATACTGATAATACGTTCTCCAGGTTGAATATCAAGCGCTTTGCGGAATAATGGATTGTCCAAATATCCTGGTGTTTTCCAGCAAGATCCAATACCTCGGTCCCACGCCAGTAATTGAATATTCTGTACAAGCATACTTGCTGCAGCATAATCTTCTAAACGTTCCTTTTGACGAGCATCCTCAGGGACTACAACAAATACATATCCTCCAGGAGTCGTAAATTTCTTCATTTGTTTTTCTAAATCTTCTTCCGAAAGCTCTTTCCATTTTGGAAGTGCAAATTCCTTTATTACACTATATAAATCTTCTAATTCTTTTCCACATGCCACTATAAATCTCCATGGCTGTCTCAATTGATGGTTAGGTGCCCACACCGCGTCATCAATGATTGATAATAGTATATCTCTTTCTACAGGCTGTCCATTAAATAATTTAATGGATCTTCTTTGAATTATTGCATCGCGTACCGTTAGTGATTGCACCATTTATTATTTCATTCTCCCTTTTACTATTAAGTTATTTTCTCCATCATACCAATTTAATCATTCATAAGAAAGTGACTTGATTTTTTTCGTTTTACTTGGATACATTTAGAGCGTAATACGATATTTATTTCCATGTATCATGGTGTAAAATAATATTTAAGGGTCAAATAGTAGTTCTTCCTTTACTTTACATATATTAATTGAGGTGACAGTATGCTCTTCTATTGGTTGTTTAGTTATATAATCGGTAACTTTCTTTCTGCTTGGTGGATTGGAAAATGGAAAAAGATTGATTTAAGAAATGAACGAAGTGGTAATTTAGGTGCAAGAAATGCTGGTGCAGTACTTGGGAAATCTGCATTTCTTCTCACATTTTTGGGTGACTCTTTAAAAGGTGTCCTTGTTATTTATATCGGCTTTTATTTTGAATATTCTTTGGAACTTATTGCTATTGGAGGGTTAGCGGTAATTTTGGGACATCTTTTTCCATTTTGGTTAAAGGGTAAGGGCGGTAAAGGGATAGCCACGTTCATAGGTATATCGCTAGTTATAGAACCAGCATTGTTTGGTATGTTGGTCATTTGTTTTATCGTTTTGCTGGCGTTTCTTAGAAGCGCAACACTTAGCATGACCATTTCATTTAGTGCATATGCTATTTTGTCTTGGACAATACCTGCATTTGTTTCCTTGTGGCCGCTTTCTATTGCTATTCTCATCATTCTAGTTCGCCACCGATTAGATATCGTGGAATCGTGGGACAAAAGATGGTGGAAAAAAACAATTTAATATTATTACTTTTATAATATTTAGCCAAAAAAATGAACAGACAATTAGACTTAGTATGATATAATTACTATCATTTAAATACTAAATTAGATAGGATGTTCGAAAATGACTTTGAAAAAAATTGCGTGGGTAGTCGATAGTAGTGCGTACATGAGTAATACATTAAAAGACCACCCAGATGTATACGTACTCCCTCTTAATATTCATTTTGGTATAGAACAATTTGTAGATGGCATAGATCTAACACCCGACCAATTATACGATCGTATTCGTAATGGAACAGAATCAGCTAAAACTTCTCAACCTTCTGCAGGTGAATTTGCCAAGTTATATGAAAAGCTGAGTAAAGAATATGATTCAATTATAGCAATTCATGTTTCTAAAAGTCTTAGCGGGACCCTTTCTTCGTCTATTAGTGGAGCTCAGATTGCACTCGTCCAAGTAGAATTTATTGACTCCTTTTCCTTATCAGCAGGTATTACAGGATTAGTCGAAAAAGGATTGGAGCTACAAGAAAAAGGTCATTCATACACGGAGATTGCAGTGGAGTTAAGGGAAATGACTATGAAGTTTCGTAACTATATTTTAATAGGTAACTTAACCCAACTGTATAAAGGCGGAAGATTGAGCAGTGCACAATTCTATTTAGGAAGCCTCCTTAAAATAAAACCAATTATTCAAATCACCCAACAAGGGGAGCTTAAGGAATTAGATAAAGTTCGATCTTATAAAAAGGCAATCCAGTATCTTATTAATAAGGCGCTTGAAGCTGCAGATAAGGATGGTTTAAAGCATGTGTATATAATGCATGCCAACGCAGAGCAACAGGCCAATGACTTAAAAGAAGCCATTTTGCAGCAAGCGCCAGATTTACATTTTACTATCGGTGAAATAAGCACATCCCTTGCAGTACACGCTGGCGAGGATACTGTTGCCTTACTTTGGTATTTGTAAGACATACCCAATATACAGCTTAACTTTTTCGAGGCAAGTTAATGTAATAGCAGACATAGGAAAAAATCGGCAAAAAATGCCCATTCATTTAAGTTCAAATCCTGTTTCTACCGTTTTCGAAGTGCTTTGGACAGTCTTGTTGCTATATGATTACCGAGTGAATTTTAAGTGTTGATGATTGTGACAGAAGTCACAACCATCAACACTTTTTTCGGTAATCTTATGGCATTTGTCCCACTCTAACCGGCAGTAGACTCCCATTTCGATGTTGGACCTAAACGACAAAAAGCATAAGTGGGAGATAACTGCCCGTAAAAGCCCGAATGGTTCGGGCCAACAGGATGTTGGTCACTCAGGCATTGCCGCACTACGCGGCGTTATTTGCCTGAGTTCACTCAGCACGGAATGAAGTTTTAATTTGTCTGTCCATCGTCCTTCAAAAACCTTCGGAAACTGGTTAGTGCATTTTTTGGTAACTAGAGAAAAGATAATCACTTATACTTAGAATAAGCGCACACTCTTTATGAAAACAGATTTCAAAAAGACTCCCGATTTTCCAATATCGGGAGTCTTTTTGGATTTTACATATGGTTATTACCTGATAAACCCTAATTTTACTTATACCTGTAGTGAATTGACGTTAAAATTTATCTTTTATGTGGAAAAATATATACTTTGTTCTTGGTGTATGTGCATAAGAATCCTCGTAACTCCAATATCGATTACGGCTATTATTCGTATGCGCGTTAACATAAGGAACACCATTCTGAACACTTGTTACAATGGTCGAGTGATCGTATCTACCATCTCCTTGGAAATCATAAAAAATAAGATCACCTGGGATTAACTGATCAGGTGAATTAACTTGTGTTGCCTGCAGACCTTTTGTAGAGCCCGCTAAGTACCAACGTAAGGAGTGTGGAGTACTCCAGCTCAAACTCCATGTGTCATTACTCAACCACCACCCCCGTTCCCTATTTGGTTGCCCCCTCATAGGTGCCCCCCCCGCAAACAAGCATTGTGAAATGTAATTTGTGCAGTCCACATCGAACATCGGAAATCTTGGGTTATAGCTATTCCACCACTTTTGCGCATAGGCTACTGCTGCTTCACGATTGTAAGTTGCCAATTTTCATCCTCCCTCTATTTTGTTTATATGATTAAACAGAAAATATATGCTAGTATGGAATTAATGAACTAATTTATTTTTTTGACAAATTACTTTTGAAAGGAAGATGGCCAGTGAAACAGCATGCAGAAAAAGAAATTTCAGAGCCCACTTTACTTTGCGATAAAAAAGGTAATTTGAATCCAAAAGCAATTGGATACGCTAGGAAGCCCCTAATTGAAAGCAATTTGAAAGGTCACTATATGCGTAAAAAAAAGTGGAATTATTGGTGTGTTTTTGGGGATGATATTCTTTTTTCTGCAACTATCAGCCATCTAGATTACGCTGCGGTTTGCTTTGTCTATTTCCTTAACTATGAAACGCAACGATATGTTGAAAAGACAGTTACGATTCCACTGGGAAATAAGCTAAAAATGCCAACTAATATTTTGGAAAGTATTCAACTTCATTCGAAAGAAATGTCTATCCAATTACTTTATATCCAAAATGAAACTCATATGACGGTAACTATCCCAGATTTTGATGGTGATTTATTGCATGCAGATTTACATATATCTCACCCTGCCGAGGATGAATCCTTGAATGTAGTAATTCCTTGGAATCGTACGCAATTTCAATTTACCGGGAAGCATCATACATTACCAACATCTGGGTTTGTGAAGGTTGGTGATTCTCGCTTTAGCTTTCACCAAGAGGACAATTTTGCAGTACTCGATTATGGTAGAGGAGTTTGGCCAAGAGAAGCTATATGGAACTGGGGATTTGCTTCTCAACGAGTTGGTTCTAAAAGAATTGGATTGAATTTTGGGGGTAAATGGACAGACGGTACAGGTATGACCGAAAATGCTATTATCATTGATGGCAAAATGACCAAAATCCATGAAGACTTATTGTTTACATACGATACGAATGACTTTATGAAACCATGGAAGGTCAACACAAAGTTTTCCGATGAAGTGAATATGACATTCACCCCCTTTTTCCATCGTATTGCTAAAACAGATTTGAAACTTATTTCCTCCGAGGTTCATCAAATGATGGGCTATTTTAACGGCAAAATCCAACTAGAAAATGGACCTACCCTTGAGGTAAAACAATTACTTGGATGTATTGAAGAACATAAAGCTAGATGGTAATTTCTCGAAAAACAGACAAAAAATGCCTGCTCTTTTAAGTTCACAACCTGTTTCAAATGTTTTTTGAAGGGCTTCGGACTGAGGTTTTACTATAAAATTATCGAGTGAATTTTTAGTTCTATTGGTTGAGACATACGTCACAGCCAACAGAACTTTTTTTTGGTAATCTTATGGCGTATGTCTTTCAATTCTAAAAACAGGTTAATGCATTTTTGGTTAATTAGAGAAAAGATACTATCTTATTCATAGTGACAGCCCTCGAAGATGTAATTTCGTTCGCTACCACGCTTCTTTACGGGGCAAACACTTACTATTTTTCTTTACTTCCGATAGTGTAAATTCTTACAATACTATGAGCACTAGGTGTATAGCTAAATACTCCATATTCGTAGCTTTTGAGAAAAGCATTTTGTTTTTACTTGCTCTCTTCTATTATTTACTTGCTTCCATCTGTATATTACTTACGCTCGTAAGGATTTACTTGCTCTAATTCTATATTTACTTGCGATCAATTACCTTTCACTTTCGAAACGGATAATATTTTCAAATCATTTTAGTAATTCGCAATCTAAATGTGTAGAATCTAATTTACTAACAACATAAAAAAAGTTGTCCCCAAGTATAGATTACTTAGAGACAACTTTTTTTGGTGGGTAGGAGAACTTCATGCATTCTTTTTATACGAGTTGCTTCACTAACTTTTTATTTCGTTCTTTAAATACTTCATTATGTGAAGATACCATTGCAAATTTGTTAGCATCAGGTTGGATATATTGTTTAGCCTGATTGACTGCATTTGCAGCATCTTGGAAGGTACCAGCTATTAAGTTTACTTTGCCTGGATATTGAATGATATCCCCTGCTGCATAAATACCATCGATGGATGATTCACAAGAGCTAGTGCCCTTCACATAAAAATCATCTGCAATATCAATTGGCATTTCACTATTTTTTAGAAGCTCTGCATCCTGATCATAGCCATGGTTTATAATAACCTCATCGATTTCTATATGCGTTGTCTTTCCTGTTTCATTGTCCAAAACGGCAACTCGTTGTATCATATCGTGGTTATCATTGGCGATTAGCTTAGTAATCTTTGTATTGAAAAAGCAGGTTACAGAGCTCTCTAATAATTGAGTAACTTGTGCTTCATGACCATTTAACGAATCTTTACGATATGTTACATATACTTTTTTCGCAATCGGCTCCAGCTCGTTGGCCCAGTCAATTGCTGCATTACCTCCGCCTGAGATAATAACGGTTTTATCCTTAAAGCGTTGAATTGATTTGACTGTGTAGTTTAAGTTGCTGACCTCGAATCGTTCAGCCCCTTCGATTTCTAGCTTGGTCGGCTTTAAAATCCCACTACCTACTGCAATGATAATAGTTTTCGAATAATGTTTAACGCCTGAAGTAGCATGCAAAACAAAAATACCGTCTTCTCGACGAGTTATCGATTCTACTTTCTCATTCACTACAACTTCAGGGTCAAATGTTAGTCCTTGTTGAACTAATTGATCGATTAAACGCTCTCCAGAAATTGGAGTTTGCCCACCTACGTCCCAAATCATTTTTTCGGGATACACATGTAGCTTTCCACCTAATTGAGGTTGAAATTCTATAATTTTCGTTTTCATTTCTCTTAAACCACTATAAAAAGCAGAGTATAGGCCAGCTGGGCCCCCACCAATAACCGTCACATCAAATACATTATGCATTTTCAGTCTCCCACCCTAAAAAAAATTTTGTTGACATAAGTTAAATTATTAAATATAGTTGCTAATATGATAATGATAATCGTTATCAATAAAATAAGCAAGAATTAGTTTGGAGGTATTCAAATGGTTCGTTTATATACGGACGATTTATCCATTGGCTACGGTGAGCAACTCATCGTTAAGGATTTGTCTGTGCAAATTCCAAATCAGAAAATAACTACAATAATAGGACCAAACGGATGTGGTAAGTCCACTCTTCTCAAAGCGATTACACGAATCATTTCTCATCAATCTGGTGCGGTTGTATTAGATGGTAAAAACGTTGCGAAAGAAAACACTAAAATTCTCGCAAAAAAAATGGCCATTTTACCTCAAACACCTGAGAGTGCAAGCGGTCTCACTGTAGGAGAATTGGTATCGTATGGACGCTTTCCTTACCAAACTGGTTTTGGAAGACTTTCTAAAAAGGATTACGAGGTGATAGATTGGGCACTGCAAGTGACTAATACTAGCACATTTAAGTATTTACCGGTCGATTCTCTTTCCGGTGGTCAACGTCAGCGTGTATGGATAGCGATGGCCCTTGCACAAGAAACAGAAATTATATTTCTTGATGAACCTACCACTTATTTAGATATGGCACATCAATTAGAAGTTCTTGAGCTTCTGCAGCGCCTAAATCAGCAAGAGAAACGAACTATTGTAATGGTCTTACACGATTTGAACCAAGCAGCACGTTTTGCAGACTATGTCGTTGCTTTAAAGGCAGGACAAATTGTAAAAGCTGGTCCTTGTGAAGAAGTAATCACGAAAGAAGTATTACGTGATGTCTTTAATATAGATGCCGAAATTGGAATAGATCCACGAACAAATAAACCAATGTGTATTACATACGATTTACTAAAAGGAGAAAAATAAATGAAAAAGTTAATATTGACGATTTCAATCTTATTAGTACTAATCCTCGGTGCTTGCAACAGTGAGACTAAGGATTCGAAAGCAAGTGAAACGAAAGATGAACCCACTACCATTACGTACGAATCTGAAACTGGTCCTGTAGAAGTTCCAGCAGATCCTAAACGAGTTGTAGTTCTTTCAACTTATGCAGGAAACGTAGCTGCACTAGACGTAAATTTAGTTGGAGTAGATTCTTGGTCAAAGTCTAACCCAGGATACGATTCTTACCTAGCGGATGTGGAGGAAGTATCGGAAGAAAACTTAGAAAAAATTATTGAATTAGACCCAGATTTAATCATCGGCTCCTCTACCACACAAAACTTGGATAAAATAAAAGAAATAGCTCCAACTGTTACATTCACTTATGGAAAAGTAGATTATTTGACACAGCATTTAGAAATAGGAAAACTACTGAATAAAGAAAAAGAAGCACAAACATGGATAGATGATTTCAAAGAACGTTCAGCAGTAGCCGGAGAAGAAATTAAAGCAGTAATTGGTGAGGATGCAACTATTTCCGTTATTGAAAACTTCGACAAGCAATTATATGTGTTCGGAGATAATTGGGGACGAGGTACAGAAGTTATCTATCAAGCAATGGGACTGAATATGCCTGAAAAAGTAAAAGAAATGGCTTTAGAAGCTGGTTATTATGCTTTATCTTTAGAGGTTCTTCCTGAATATGCAGGAGACTATGTCATCTTTAGTAAAGTAGCAGATCAAGATAATTCATTCCAAGAGACAGATGTATTTAAAAATATTCCCGCTGTTCAAAATGGACAACTGTTTGAAGCAAATGCAGAAGAGTTTTACTTTAATGATCCTATCTCGTTAGATTATCAATTGGAGTTCTTTAAAGACAGCTTTTTAAACAGTAAGTAATAATAGTGGAGGAATTCTTACGGGATTCCTCCGCTATTTTTGTAGAAAGGATAATACGATGAAAACCTCTATTCATTTTAGTTTAAAGTTTGTTATTGGACTTATTTTATTGGTTATAATGTTCAGCATTTCTATGGTGTATGGCGCAGCCTCCACATCCTTACAAGACGTATGGCAAGCATTATTTTCTAGCGTAAAAAGCGATTCTATCAATATTTTAAGAGAGCTGCGACTGCCTAGAGAAGTTGCTGCTATATTGGTCGGTGCCGCCTTAGCTGTATCTGGCGCGATTATGCAAGGAGTCACCCGTAATCCTCTCGCAGACCCTGGATTATTAGGTTTAACTTCGGGAGCAAATGCGGCCCTTGCTATAAGTATTGCACTTATTCCGGGCCTCAATTACTTCGGTATCACTATTGCATGCTTTATCGGAGCAGCAGTTGGTGCCGCAATGGTATTTGGAATTGGTGCTATGAAAAAAGGGGGCTTTTCTCCTCTACGAATTGTACTAGCAGGTGCTGCGGTCTCCGCCTTTTTGTATGCAATTGCAGACGGTGTGGGGATCTATTTTAAAATTTCCAAAGATGTTTCCATGTGGACAGCTGGGGGGTTAATAGGAACCAACTGGAGTCAGCTCCAGATGATTACTCCTTTTATCGCAATCGGAATCATTGTTGCCCTATTATTATCTAGACAGCTAACTATTTTAAGTTTAAATGAAGAAGTTGCAGTCGGACTTGGTCAAAAAACAACTCAAACAAAGACAATCTTATTTGTAGTCGTTATTTTACTTGCGGGTGCTTCAGTTGCTCTTGTAGGAAATATGGCTTTTGTCGGATTGATGGTCCCTCATATTGTTCGAGCAATAGTTGGAACGGACTACCGACTTATAATTCCAATGTCGGTTATATTAGGAGCTACCCTTATGCTACTTGCTGATACAATTGGACGAACTATTAATATTCCGTATGAGACCCCTGTTGCTGCTATTATAGCTATTATGGGATTACCTTTCTTCTTAGTAATCGTTCGTAAAGGAGGAAGAGTATTTCAATGATTCAACGTAAACTAGTTAAAAAACAACGTATAATATTTATCATTTTACTGGCGCTTATTATAATTACTGCTTTTATGAGTGCTGGAATTGGCTATTCTACCCTTTCCTTTAATCGGCTTTTACCAACCTTTTTAGGGCAAGGAACTTTTAAAGAGGAATTTGTTTTATTCTCCGTTCGCTTACCTAGAATTATCATTACAATTCTTGCGGGAATGGCATTAGCGCTATCTGGTGCTATTTTGCAAAGCATCACACGAAATGATTTAGCGGACCCTGGGATAATTGGGATTAACTCTGGAGCTGGAGTAGCGGTATCAATTTTCTTCTTATTTATACCAATTCAACCTGGTTCTTTTGTATACTTACTACCAATAGTCGCCTTTGTTGGTGCTTTGATCACTGCCTTTTTCATCTATATCCTATCGTACAATCGAAAAACTGGGCTACAGCCGGTTCGGTTAGTTTTGGTTGGGATTGGTTTCTCAATGGCTCTTTCAGGTTTGATGATTGTCTTTATTTCATCTGCTGATCGTCAAAAAGTAGATTTCATCGCTAATTGGATGGCTGGTAATATTTGGGGAGCCGATTGGCCATTTATCTTGGCTCTTTTACCTTGGTTAATCGTTCTTATTCCGTTTATCTTATATAAGGCAAATAAATTAAATTTACTCAATTTAAATGAGCCCGTAGCAATCGGAGTAGGACTTGCAATTGAGAAGGAACGGATCATCCTTTTATTAGCTGCTGTTGCTCTTGCAGCCACGGCAGTATCTGTTACCGGGGGAATTGCTTTCATAGGCTTGATGGCCCCTCATATCGCTAAATCATTAGTAGGACCGCGTCATCAATTGTTCATACCTATTTCCATCCTCATCGGTGGTTGGCTCTTACTTTTCGCTGATACGATCGGTCGAAACGTGATTGAGCCTAATGGGATTCCGGCAGGAGTTGTAGTTGCTCTAATTGGTGCACCTTACTTTATGTACTTGTTGATGAAGAAATAACTCTTCTATCCTTATGAAGAGCTCATTGGAATACTGTTGTAACAATCAACACAAGTAACGAAGACGTCAAAGCAAGTACGGAAAGACTTTCTTAACTTAAACAAAAAGAGACTGGGACAGAACCCCAAAACAGCATTTTTCTCTGTGAGAAAAATGCTGTTTTTTTGCTGTGCACAAAATTGATTTCCATTCCAGGGACGCTTTCCACGGGCGTGGCCTGAGCCTGTAGTCTCAGGCGTCACGCTATTCCCGTAGGAGTCGCCCCTCCATTTCAATCAATTTTATTAACTATCCATTATTTAGTAAAGGTTTCTCCTTATCCAATAAACTTTCTACTTCTGTCCCTACCTCTTTACTTATGATTGAAGATATTTCCACATTTTCTCTGGATAGTCGGTGAAAATAGCATCTACTCCAATTTGTTTTAACGTATCTGCATACTTCGGTTCATTGACCGTAAAAACGCGAACTTTTTTGCCACTTGCAATCGCCTCTTCGCCCATCTGCCTTAGGACTGTCGGGAAAAAAGCATGGAGTGCATCTGCTCCTACTTTTTCTGCATATTTGTGCGGCTCTATCATAACTTCCATAAAGAGAATGGCAGTCTCTATAGGGGGAGCTAATTGTTTAAAGTTCCTAATCATCTCATGGTTAAAAGAAGAGATAACGACACGTGCTTCTAGTCGATAGTCATTTAACATTTGGATTATTGCC carries:
- a CDS encoding iron-hydroxamate ABC transporter substrate-binding protein, whose amino-acid sequence is MKKLILTISILLVLILGACNSETKDSKASETKDEPTTITYESETGPVEVPADPKRVVVLSTYAGNVAALDVNLVGVDSWSKSNPGYDSYLADVEEVSEENLEKIIELDPDLIIGSSTTQNLDKIKEIAPTVTFTYGKVDYLTQHLEIGKLLNKEKEAQTWIDDFKERSAVAGEEIKAVIGEDATISVIENFDKQLYVFGDNWGRGTEVIYQAMGLNMPEKVKEMALEAGYYALSLEVLPEYAGDYVIFSKVADQDNSFQETDVFKNIPAVQNGQLFEANAEEFYFNDPISLDYQLEFFKDSFLNSK
- a CDS encoding glycerol-3-phosphate acyltransferase, yielding MLFYWLFSYIIGNFLSAWWIGKWKKIDLRNERSGNLGARNAGAVLGKSAFLLTFLGDSLKGVLVIYIGFYFEYSLELIAIGGLAVILGHLFPFWLKGKGGKGIATFIGISLVIEPALFGMLVICFIVLLAFLRSATLSMTISFSAYAILSWTIPAFVSLWPLSIAILIILVRHRLDIVESWDKRWWKKTI
- a CDS encoding FecCD family ABC transporter permease, which codes for MIQRKLVKKQRIIFIILLALIIITAFMSAGIGYSTLSFNRLLPTFLGQGTFKEEFVLFSVRLPRIIITILAGMALALSGAILQSITRNDLADPGIIGINSGAGVAVSIFFLFIPIQPGSFVYLLPIVAFVGALITAFFIYILSYNRKTGLQPVRLVLVGIGFSMALSGLMIVFISSADRQKVDFIANWMAGNIWGADWPFILALLPWLIVLIPFILYKANKLNLLNLNEPVAIGVGLAIEKERIILLLAAVALAATAVSVTGGIAFIGLMAPHIAKSLVGPRHQLFIPISILIGGWLLLFADTIGRNVIEPNGIPAGVVVALIGAPYFMYLLMKK
- a CDS encoding NAD(P)/FAD-dependent oxidoreductase produces the protein MHNVFDVTVIGGGPAGLYSAFYSGLREMKTKIIEFQPQLGGKLHVYPEKMIWDVGGQTPISGERLIDQLVQQGLTFDPEVVVNEKVESITRREDGIFVLHATSGVKHYSKTIIIAVGSGILKPTKLEIEGAERFEVSNLNYTVKSIQRFKDKTVIISGGGNAAIDWANELEPIAKKVYVTYRKDSLNGHEAQVTQLLESSVTCFFNTKITKLIANDNHDMIQRVAVLDNETGKTTHIEIDEVIINHGYDQDAELLKNSEMPIDIADDFYVKGTSSCESSIDGIYAAGDIIQYPGKVNLIAGTFQDAANAVNQAKQYIQPDANKFAMVSSHNEVFKERNKKLVKQLV
- a CDS encoding DegV family protein, encoding MTLKKIAWVVDSSAYMSNTLKDHPDVYVLPLNIHFGIEQFVDGIDLTPDQLYDRIRNGTESAKTSQPSAGEFAKLYEKLSKEYDSIIAIHVSKSLSGTLSSSISGAQIALVQVEFIDSFSLSAGITGLVEKGLELQEKGHSYTEIAVELREMTMKFRNYILIGNLTQLYKGGRLSSAQFYLGSLLKIKPIIQITQQGELKELDKVRSYKKAIQYLINKALEAADKDGLKHVYIMHANAEQQANDLKEAILQQAPDLHFTIGEISTSLAVHAGEDTVALLWYL
- a CDS encoding ABC transporter ATP-binding protein, whose translation is MVRLYTDDLSIGYGEQLIVKDLSVQIPNQKITTIIGPNGCGKSTLLKAITRIISHQSGAVVLDGKNVAKENTKILAKKMAILPQTPESASGLTVGELVSYGRFPYQTGFGRLSKKDYEVIDWALQVTNTSTFKYLPVDSLSGGQRQRVWIAMALAQETEIIFLDEPTTYLDMAHQLEVLELLQRLNQQEKRTIVMVLHDLNQAARFADYVVALKAGQIVKAGPCEEVITKEVLRDVFNIDAEIGIDPRTNKPMCITYDLLKGEK
- a CDS encoding amidase domain-containing protein; translation: MATYNREAAVAYAQKWWNSYNPRFPMFDVDCTNYISQCLFAGGAPMRGQPNRERGWWLSNDTWSLSWSTPHSLRWYLAGSTKGLQATQVNSPDQLIPGDLIFYDFQGDGRYDHSTIVTSVQNGVPYVNAHTNNSRNRYWSYEDSYAHTPRTKYIFFHIKDKF
- a CDS encoding FecCD family ABC transporter permease; this translates as MKTSIHFSLKFVIGLILLVIMFSISMVYGAASTSLQDVWQALFSSVKSDSINILRELRLPREVAAILVGAALAVSGAIMQGVTRNPLADPGLLGLTSGANAALAISIALIPGLNYFGITIACFIGAAVGAAMVFGIGAMKKGGFSPLRIVLAGAAVSAFLYAIADGVGIYFKISKDVSMWTAGGLIGTNWSQLQMITPFIAIGIIVALLLSRQLTILSLNEEVAVGLGQKTTQTKTILFVVVILLAGASVALVGNMAFVGLMVPHIVRAIVGTDYRLIIPMSVILGATLMLLADTIGRTINIPYETPVAAIIAIMGLPFFLVIVRKGGRVFQ
- a CDS encoding nitroreductase family protein: MVQSLTVRDAIIQRRSIKLFNGQPVERDILLSIIDDAVWAPNHQLRQPWRFIVACGKELEDLYSVIKEFALPKWKELSEEDLEKQMKKFTTPGGYVFVVVPEDARQKERLEDYAAASMLVQNIQLLAWDRGIGSCWKTPGYLDNPLFRKALDIQPGERIISMLQVGYFDEMPRPKDRKGVEDLVTIFEKKE
- a CDS encoding DUF2804 domain-containing protein; this encodes MKQHAEKEISEPTLLCDKKGNLNPKAIGYARKPLIESNLKGHYMRKKKWNYWCVFGDDILFSATISHLDYAAVCFVYFLNYETQRYVEKTVTIPLGNKLKMPTNILESIQLHSKEMSIQLLYIQNETHMTVTIPDFDGDLLHADLHISHPAEDESLNVVIPWNRTQFQFTGKHHTLPTSGFVKVGDSRFSFHQEDNFAVLDYGRGVWPREAIWNWGFASQRVGSKRIGLNFGGKWTDGTGMTENAIIIDGKMTKIHEDLLFTYDTNDFMKPWKVNTKFSDEVNMTFTPFFHRIAKTDLKLISSEVHQMMGYFNGKIQLENGPTLEVKQLLGCIEEHKARW